In a genomic window of Cynocephalus volans isolate mCynVol1 chromosome 1, mCynVol1.pri, whole genome shotgun sequence:
- the B3GALNT1 gene encoding UDP-GalNAc:beta-1,3-N-acetylgalactosaminyltransferase 1 yields the protein MALALFTALLSRMSLRSLKWSLLLLSLLSFLVMWYLSLPQYNVIERVNWMYFYEYEPVYRQQFHFTLREHSNCSHQNPFLVILVTSHPSDVKARQAIRVTWGEKKSWWGYEVLTFFLLGQQAEREDKMLALSLEDEHLLYGDIIRQDFLDTYNNLTLKTIMAFRWVTEFCPNAKYVMKTDTDVFINTGNLVKYLLNLNHSEKFFTGYPLIDNYSYRGFYQKTHISYQEYPFKVFPPYCSGLGYIMSRDLVPRIYEMMGHVKPIKFEDVYVGICLNLLKVDIHIPEDTNLFFLYRIHLDVCQLRRVIAAHGFSSKEIITFWQVMLRNTTCHY from the coding sequence ATGGCCCTGGCTCTCTTCACTGCCCTCCTGAGTAGGATGTCACTGAGATCCCTCAAATGGAGCCTCCTGCTGCTGTCGCTCCTGAGTTTCCTTGTGATGTGGTACCTCAGCCTCCCCCAGTACAATGTGATCGAGCGTGTAAACTGGATGTACTTCTACGAGTATGAGCCAGTTTACAGACAACAGTTCCACTTCACGCTTCGAGAGCATTCCAACTGCTCTCATCAAAACCCATTTCTGGTCATCCTGGTGACCTCGCACCCCTCAGATGTGAAAGCCAGACAGGCCATTAGAGTTACTTGGGGTGAAAAAAAGTCTTGGTGGGGATATGAGgttcttacatttttcttattaggCCAGCAGGCTGAAAGGGAAGACAAAATGCTAGCTTTGTCCTTAGAGGATGAGCACCTTCTTTATGGCGACATAATACGACAAGATTTTTTAGACACGTATAATAACCTGACCTTGAAAACCATTATGGCATTTAGGTGGGTAACCGAGTTTTGCCCCAATGCCAAGTACGTCATGAAGACAGACACTGATGTTTTCATCAATACTGGCAATTTAGTGAAGTATCTTTTAAACTTAAACCACTCAGAGAAATTTTTCACAGGTTATCCTCTAATTGATAATTATTCCTATAGAGGATTTTACCAAAAAACCCATATTTCATACCAGGAGTATCCTTTCAAGGTGTTCCCCCCCTACTGCAGTGGGTTGGGCTATATAATGTCCAGAGATTTGGTGCCAAGGATCTATGAAATGATGGGTCACGTAAAACCCATCAAGTTTGAAGATGTTTATGTTGGGATCTGTTTGAATTTATTAAAAGTGGACATTCATATTCCAGAAGAcacaaatcttttctttttatatagaaTTCATTTGGATGTCTGTCAGCTAAGACGTGTGATTGCAGCCCATGGTTTTTCTTCCAAAGAAATCATCACATTTTGGCAGGTTATGCTAAGGAACACAACGTGCCATTATTAA